The following are encoded together in the Glycine soja cultivar W05 chromosome 5, ASM419377v2, whole genome shotgun sequence genome:
- the LOC114412484 gene encoding ADP-ribosylation factor-like protein 8a codes for MGLWESFLNWLRSLFFKQEMELSLIGLQNAGKTSLVNVIATGGYSEDMIPTVGFNMRKVTKGNVTIKLWDLGGQPRFRSMWERYCRAVSAIVYVVDAADPDNLSISKSELHDLLSKPSLSGIPLLVLGNKIDKPGVLSKEALTDQMDLKSITDREVCCFMISCKNSTNIDSVIDWLVKHSKSKS; via the exons ATGGGGTTGTGGGAATCTTTTCTCAATTGGCTTCGCAG CCTCTTTTTCAAGCAGGAAATGGAATTATCTCTGATTGGACTTCAGAATGCTGGGAAGACTTCACTTGTAAATGTTATTGCT ACTGGCGGGTATAGCGAGGACATGATTCCTACA GTGGGATTCAATATGAGGAAGGTAACAAAAGGAAATGTTACAATAAAGTTATGGGATCTTGGAGGGCAACCTAGATTCCGCAGCATGTGGGAACGTTATTGTCGTGCAGTTTCTGCTATTGT TTATGTTGTTGATGCTGCAGATCCAGATAACCTTAGCATATCAAAGAGTGAACTACATGATTTGTTGAGTAAGCCATCATTGAGTGGTATTCCATTGCTGGTATTGGGGAACAAGATTGACAAACCTGGGGTTCTGTCTAAAGAAGCTTTGACCGACCAAAT GGATCTGAAGTCAATTACTGACAGAGAAGTTTGCTGCTTCATGATCTCGTGCAAAAACTCGACTAACATTGACTCTGTTATCGATTGGCTTGTAAAGCACTCCAAATCAAAGAGCTAA